One window of the Rhizorhabdus dicambivorans genome contains the following:
- a CDS encoding arylesterase, whose amino-acid sequence MLHPFLAILALLLFPASAQAADKLVLAFGDSLTAGYRLPPGQGFAPQLEAALRKSGVPARVHNAGVSGDTTAQGRARLNWVLASLKAKPDLVIVELGANDMLRGQDPRRAEANLDAILSELRKRNIKVLLAGMVAAPNLGAAYARQFNPIYARLAAKHRAALYPFFLQGVVGDRSLHIGDAIHPNERGVSVIVRGLLPQIRRLLTTP is encoded by the coding sequence ATGCTGCACCCCTTCCTCGCTATTCTCGCCCTTCTCCTTTTCCCTGCGTCCGCCCAGGCGGCCGACAAGCTGGTGCTGGCTTTCGGAGACAGCCTAACCGCCGGCTATCGCCTGCCTCCCGGACAGGGCTTCGCGCCCCAGCTGGAAGCGGCGCTGCGCAAGTCCGGCGTGCCGGCGCGGGTGCACAATGCGGGCGTGTCGGGCGACACCACTGCGCAGGGACGGGCGCGGCTGAACTGGGTGCTCGCCTCGCTCAAGGCCAAGCCCGATCTCGTCATCGTCGAGCTGGGCGCGAACGATATGCTGCGCGGGCAGGATCCCCGTCGCGCGGAGGCCAATCTCGATGCGATCCTGTCCGAGCTGCGCAAGCGCAACATCAAGGTTCTGCTCGCCGGCATGGTCGCCGCGCCCAATCTTGGGGCCGCTTATGCACGGCAGTTCAACCCGATCTACGCGCGGCTTGCCGCGAAACACCGGGCTGCGCTCTACCCGTTCTTCCTGCAGGGCGTGGTGGGGGATCGTTCGCTTCATATCGGCGACGCGATCCACCCCAATGAACGCGGGGTTTCCGTGATCGTACGCGGCCTGCTTCCACAGATACGCCGCCTGCTGACAACTCCGTAA
- a CDS encoding M23 family metallopeptidase, with product MIRKIAIVLLVLVLGYLGWVIALNLPGGPAPAPRQAVSPSQPALPAVARQGALVIPVAGVKAAQLSDTFDDARGEGRVHDAIDIMAPRGTPVIAAAAGTVEKLFDSRLGGRTIYIRRGGGQWVDYYAHLDSYVPGLAEGQRIAQGQMIGTVGSTGDASPEAPHLHYAINAMAPGESWWQGKAVNPYPLLTRR from the coding sequence GTGATCCGCAAGATTGCGATCGTCCTGCTGGTCCTTGTGCTGGGTTATCTCGGCTGGGTGATCGCGCTCAACCTGCCGGGTGGGCCAGCACCAGCGCCCCGGCAAGCAGTGTCGCCATCCCAGCCGGCCCTTCCAGCAGTGGCCAGGCAGGGGGCGCTGGTCATTCCTGTCGCCGGAGTGAAGGCCGCGCAGCTCAGCGACACCTTCGACGATGCGCGGGGCGAAGGCCGGGTTCATGACGCGATCGACATCATGGCACCACGTGGCACGCCCGTGATCGCCGCGGCCGCGGGCACGGTCGAAAAGCTGTTCGACAGCCGGCTGGGCGGGCGGACCATCTATATCCGGCGCGGCGGTGGCCAGTGGGTCGATTATTATGCCCATCTGGATTCCTACGTTCCCGGCCTTGCCGAGGGACAAAGGATCGCCCAGGGCCAGATGATCGGCACGGTCGGCTCGACCGGCGATGCGAGCCCGGAGGCGCCGCACCTTCATTATGCTATCAACGCGATGGCCCCGGGCGAAAGCTGGTGGCAGGGGAAGGCGGTCAATCCCTATCCCTTGCTGACGCGCCGATAG
- a CDS encoding L,D-transpeptidase family protein — MRLLKFLVLSAAFLPALIPIAASAAAPDQRILGAQVLLDRLGFGPGVIDGAGGMSFAKALRGWQEAKGLPLTGKLDAATVKSFAPFRAMPTVIDVKLTPAILEGPFVGPLPAKESDQAKMKSLGYADAMEKLAERYHTTRATLIALNSPQTRVRPGATIKVPNVIPPKQAFAQDINPAWRKTLWTLNVGSDQPEVAKVVVDKSDGVLRGYDGAGKLVAQFPATMGSEYDPLPIGTWKIQGRSYNPPFHYNPKLFWDADSTDKKALLPPGPNGPVGVVWIDLDKKHYGIHGTPRPETIGRTESHGCIRLTNWDAARLALMVKPGTPAVFQE; from the coding sequence GTGCGTCTGCTGAAGTTTCTGGTCCTGTCCGCCGCCTTCCTTCCCGCCCTCATCCCCATCGCCGCAAGCGCCGCCGCGCCCGACCAGCGCATCCTGGGCGCGCAGGTGCTGCTCGATCGGCTGGGTTTCGGCCCGGGCGTGATCGACGGCGCCGGCGGCATGAGTTTCGCCAAGGCGCTGCGCGGCTGGCAGGAGGCGAAAGGGCTGCCCCTGACCGGCAAGCTGGATGCCGCGACGGTCAAGAGCTTCGCCCCCTTCCGCGCGATGCCCACCGTGATCGACGTGAAGCTGACCCCGGCGATACTCGAGGGGCCGTTTGTCGGCCCGCTCCCCGCCAAGGAGTCCGATCAGGCGAAGATGAAATCGCTCGGCTATGCCGACGCGATGGAGAAGCTGGCCGAGCGATATCATACGACCAGGGCCACCCTGATCGCGCTCAACTCCCCACAGACGCGGGTGCGGCCCGGCGCGACGATCAAGGTGCCCAACGTCATCCCGCCGAAGCAGGCGTTCGCGCAGGATATCAACCCTGCCTGGCGCAAGACGCTTTGGACGCTCAATGTGGGATCGGACCAGCCCGAGGTCGCCAAGGTGGTCGTCGACAAGTCCGACGGCGTGCTGCGGGGATATGACGGGGCCGGCAAGCTGGTCGCCCAGTTCCCCGCGACGATGGGCAGCGAATATGATCCGCTGCCCATCGGCACATGGAAAATCCAGGGCCGTTCCTACAACCCGCCCTTCCATTACAATCCCAAGCTGTTCTGGGATGCCGACAGTACCGACAAGAAGGCGCTGCTGCCGCCGGGCCCGAACGGGCCGGTCGGGGTGGTGTGGATCGATCTCGACAAGAAGCATTACGGCATCCACGGCACGCCGCGCCCGGAGACGATCGGGCGAACCGAAAGCCATGGCTGCATTCGCCTGACCAACTGGGACGCGGCCCGGCTGGCGCTGATGGTGAAGCCGGGCACCCCGGCGGTCTTCCAGGAATGA
- a CDS encoding serine hydrolase domain-containing protein — MFRSLVTLSLLLIALPLRAASLDPVTVAEIDNVFARWRLDSHVPGLVYGIVADGKLVHAKGLGVRDLEAKRPVDLDSRFRIASMSKAFTALAILKLRDEGKLSLDAPAENYVPEMRGWTYPTSDARRITVRDLLNHSAGFVDDNPWGDRQQSLPEQDFTAMLKAGVPFSRPAGLAMEYSNFGYATLGRIIANVSGQSYQAYIGRTLLRPLGMDATGYDIAASPRETRAIGYRWQDGGWLREPDMADGAFGAMGGMETTANDYARWVAFLLSAWPPRDGADTGPVPRATVRAIAEGSNFATGQMRNPTIGAPCRQAVAYGMGWRVLDDCDLGRALTHTGGYPGYGSVVILLPEKGIGIFAFASRTYAAPSVPAFRAALALEAAGSIDDRAVPVSPGVAAGYEAVRAIWAAGDVMVAKDRLAMNVLMDRDAPHWRAELARLRAEVGACAAGEPVTATTAMAGSFGWTCEHGRIDGSLLLAPTGTPAIQELKLGVAAP, encoded by the coding sequence ATGTTCAGATCCCTGGTCACCCTCAGCCTGCTGCTGATCGCCCTACCCCTGCGCGCCGCGTCGCTCGATCCCGTGACCGTCGCCGAGATCGATAACGTCTTCGCCCGGTGGCGGCTCGATTCCCATGTTCCGGGGCTGGTCTATGGCATCGTCGCGGATGGGAAGCTGGTCCATGCGAAGGGCCTCGGCGTCCGCGATCTCGAGGCGAAGCGCCCCGTCGATCTCGACAGCCGCTTCCGCATCGCCTCGATGAGCAAGGCCTTCACCGCGCTTGCCATCCTCAAGCTGCGCGACGAGGGAAAATTATCGCTCGACGCCCCGGCGGAAAACTATGTGCCCGAAATGCGAGGCTGGACATATCCGACCAGCGACGCCCGCCGCATCACGGTGCGCGACCTGCTCAACCACAGCGCGGGCTTCGTCGACGACAATCCCTGGGGCGATCGGCAGCAATCGCTGCCCGAACAGGATTTCACCGCGATGCTGAAGGCGGGCGTGCCCTTCTCCCGGCCGGCGGGGTTGGCGATGGAATATTCGAACTTCGGCTATGCGACGCTGGGCCGGATCATCGCCAATGTGTCGGGCCAATCCTATCAGGCCTATATCGGCCGGACGCTGCTCAGGCCGCTGGGGATGGATGCGACCGGCTACGATATCGCCGCCTCGCCGCGCGAAACGCGCGCGATCGGCTATCGCTGGCAGGATGGCGGCTGGCTGCGTGAGCCCGACATGGCCGATGGCGCCTTCGGGGCCATGGGCGGGATGGAGACGACCGCGAACGACTATGCGCGCTGGGTCGCCTTCCTGCTCTCGGCCTGGCCGCCGCGCGACGGCGCGGACACGGGGCCGGTTCCGCGCGCGACCGTCCGCGCGATCGCCGAGGGTTCCAACTTCGCGACCGGCCAGATGCGCAATCCCACGATCGGCGCGCCCTGCCGTCAGGCGGTGGCCTATGGCATGGGCTGGCGCGTGCTCGACGATTGCGATCTGGGGCGGGCGCTGACCCATACCGGCGGCTATCCCGGATATGGATCGGTGGTCATCCTGCTGCCCGAAAAGGGCATCGGCATCTTCGCCTTCGCCAGCCGCACCTATGCCGCGCCCTCGGTGCCGGCCTTCCGCGCCGCGCTGGCGCTGGAGGCGGCGGGTTCGATCGACGATAGGGCGGTGCCGGTCAGCCCCGGGGTTGCGGCCGGCTATGAGGCGGTGCGGGCGATCTGGGCGGCCGGCGACGTGATGGTGGCGAAAGACCGGCTCGCGATGAACGTCCTGATGGATCGCGATGCACCACATTGGCGAGCCGAGCTTGCGCGGCTCCGGGCCGAGGTGGGCGCGTGCGCGGCCGGCGAACCCGTCACCGCTACAACGGCAATGGCGGGGAGTTTCGGCTGGACGTGCGAGCATGGCCGGATCGACGGCAGTCTGCTGCTTGCCCCTACTGGCACACCTGCCATCCAGGAACTCAAGCTGGGCGTCGCCGCCCCCTGA
- a CDS encoding HPP family protein — MVRTEAMSWQQVALAATVFLAALALFGGLAHHFGIIAMWMPLVNSLALVATTPKLPSAHPWPIVAGHAATAVVGSVAGYFFGASVGVAIIAATLGLLLMLVGRAMHPPAAATGLVFTLHPVSPHIAVPLLLLGAAGIAALGAVLRRR; from the coding sequence ATGGTGCGGACCGAGGCGATGTCGTGGCAACAGGTCGCGCTCGCCGCGACGGTCTTTCTCGCCGCCCTCGCCCTATTCGGCGGCCTTGCCCACCATTTCGGCATCATCGCGATGTGGATGCCGCTGGTGAACTCGCTCGCGCTGGTCGCCACCACCCCGAAGCTGCCGAGCGCCCATCCCTGGCCGATCGTCGCGGGGCATGCGGCGACGGCGGTGGTCGGCTCGGTCGCCGGCTATTTCTTCGGGGCCTCGGTGGGCGTCGCGATCATCGCCGCGACGCTCGGCCTGCTGCTGATGCTGGTCGGCCGGGCGATGCATCCGCCCGCCGCCGCGACCGGGCTGGTCTTCACCCTGCATCCGGTGTCGCCGCACATCGCGGTTCCGCTGCTGCTGCTCGGCGCCGCAGGGATCGCCGCGCTCGGTGCGGTGCTGCGTCGGCGCTGA
- a CDS encoding peptide chain release factor 3 — protein sequence MSKTDRPDRRTFAIISHPDAGKTTLTEKLLYFGGAIHLAGEVKARGQTRRARSDWMKIEQQRGISVTSSVMTFERGGITFNLLDTPGHEDFSEDTYRTLTAVDSAVMVIDAAKGIEPQTRKLFEVCRLRSVPIITFVNKVDREGRPCFELLDEIADALALDVAPMSWPVGMGGTFEGIYDLARDRLYRPAADATGAYEGDAIAVAGINDSQLDDIVPEHVLSQVREEIELAQVGYAEFDEAAYRNGDLTPVYFGSALKDFGVEQLIDALADYAPSPRPQPGDPRDIDPAEPNVAGFIFKVQANMNPQHRDRVAFMRLCSGRFKRGMKLAQVGTGKSIAVHSPILFFAQNRELAEEAFPGDIIGIPNHGTLRVGDTLTEGETVRITGLPNFAPEILRRVKLADPTKTKQLRNALNDMAEEGIMQVFHPQIGSQLVIGVVGQLQLDVLISRLQVEYKVDAGFEPSPYDTARWVSSDDEKALDEFIGLHRSAMAADRDEAPVFMAKDAWELNYIQGKFPALKFSATKDRR from the coding sequence ATGAGCAAGACCGACCGCCCCGACCGCCGCACCTTCGCGATCATCTCGCATCCGGACGCCGGCAAGACCACGCTGACCGAGAAGCTGCTCTATTTCGGCGGCGCGATCCATCTCGCCGGTGAGGTCAAGGCGCGCGGCCAGACGCGGCGGGCGCGATCGGACTGGATGAAGATCGAGCAGCAGCGCGGTATCTCGGTAACGTCCTCGGTGATGACCTTCGAGCGCGGCGGCATCACCTTCAACCTGCTCGACACGCCGGGCCACGAGGATTTCTCGGAGGATACCTATCGCACGCTGACCGCGGTCGACTCGGCGGTGATGGTGATCGATGCGGCCAAGGGCATCGAGCCGCAGACCCGCAAGCTGTTCGAGGTGTGCCGGCTGCGCTCGGTGCCGATCATCACCTTCGTCAACAAGGTCGATCGCGAGGGGCGGCCCTGCTTCGAGCTGCTCGACGAGATTGCCGACGCGCTGGCGCTGGACGTCGCGCCGATGAGCTGGCCGGTCGGCATGGGCGGCACCTTCGAAGGCATCTACGATCTCGCCCGCGACCGGCTCTATCGGCCGGCTGCCGATGCGACCGGCGCCTATGAAGGGGATGCGATCGCGGTCGCCGGGATCAACGATTCCCAGCTAGACGATATCGTGCCCGAGCATGTCCTGAGCCAGGTCCGCGAGGAGATCGAGCTCGCCCAGGTCGGCTATGCCGAGTTTGACGAGGCCGCCTATCGCAATGGCGATCTGACGCCGGTCTATTTCGGATCGGCGCTGAAGGATTTCGGCGTCGAGCAGCTGATCGACGCGCTGGCCGACTATGCGCCGTCGCCCCGCCCGCAGCCCGGCGACCCGCGCGACATCGATCCGGCCGAGCCCAATGTCGCCGGCTTCATCTTCAAGGTGCAGGCTAACATGAACCCGCAGCACCGCGACCGGGTCGCCTTCATGCGGCTCTGCTCGGGCAGGTTCAAACGCGGCATGAAGCTGGCGCAGGTCGGCACCGGCAAGTCGATCGCGGTGCACAGCCCGATCCTGTTCTTCGCCCAGAACCGCGAGCTGGCGGAAGAGGCCTTTCCCGGCGACATCATCGGCATCCCGAACCACGGCACCCTCAGGGTCGGCGACACGCTGACGGAGGGGGAGACGGTCCGCATCACCGGCCTGCCGAACTTCGCGCCCGAAATCCTGCGCCGCGTGAAGCTCGCCGATCCGACCAAGACCAAGCAGCTGCGCAACGCGCTCAACGACATGGCGGAGGAGGGGATCATGCAGGTCTTCCATCCGCAGATCGGATCGCAGCTCGTCATCGGCGTGGTCGGCCAGCTCCAGCTCGACGTGCTGATCTCGCGCCTTCAGGTCGAGTATAAGGTCGATGCCGGTTTCGAGCCCTCGCCCTACGACACCGCGCGCTGGGTTTCTTCGGACGACGAGAAGGCGCTGGACGAGTTCATCGGTCTGCACCGCTCGGCGATGGCGGCCGACCGCGACGAGGCGCCGGTGTTCATGGCCAAGGATGCCTGGGAGCTGAATTATATCCAGGGCAAATTCCCGGCTCTGAAATTCTCCGCCACCAAGGACCGGCGCTGA